In Streptomyces sp. DG2A-72, one genomic interval encodes:
- a CDS encoding NADH-ubiquinone oxidoreductase-F iron-sulfur binding region domain-containing protein: MDLHFGDSKPTDDERAAVDALLGPPESSWEGADRSDADLRWARGGREARDRRDLLLPGLHAINDRVGWISDGALDYLCRRLTVPPAEAYGVATFYAMFSVKPRPATVLHVCTDLACAAAGASELCAGIEAGLGPGVHVERSPCLGLCERAPAALAIRAGDPVRTAVSAPATVREAVLAATAPDSAPEEPSAALAVPQAGSSDLILLSRVGVVDPASLDDYRAHGGYTALRRAFELGPAGVIREVTDSGLVGRGGAAFPTGRKWQATASQPDHPHYVVCNADESEPGTFKDRVIMEGDPYALIESMTIAAYATGAHKGYLYLRGEYPRALRRLEHALVQTRARGLLGDDVLGQGYAFDIEIRRGAGAYICGEETALFNSIEGYRGEPRSKPPFPVEKGLFGKPTVENNVETLVNVLPILKMGAPAYAAIGTARSTGPKLFCVSGTVDRPGIYELPFGATLGELLELAGVRDGLRAVLLGGAAGGFVRADEMDIPLTFEGTREAGTTLGSGVVMAFDDTVPLPRLLLRIAEFFRDESCGQCVPCRVGTVRQEEALHRIAERTGAAAADDIALLREVGRAMRDASICGLGQTAWNAVESAIDRLGAYE, from the coding sequence GTGGACCTGCACTTCGGCGACAGCAAGCCGACGGACGACGAACGGGCGGCCGTCGACGCCCTGTTGGGCCCGCCCGAGTCCTCCTGGGAGGGCGCCGACCGCTCCGACGCGGACCTCAGGTGGGCGCGCGGCGGACGCGAGGCCCGGGACCGCCGCGACCTGCTGTTGCCGGGGCTGCACGCCATCAACGACCGGGTGGGATGGATCAGCGACGGCGCCCTGGACTACCTGTGCCGCCGGCTGACGGTGCCGCCGGCGGAGGCGTACGGGGTGGCCACCTTCTACGCGATGTTCTCCGTGAAGCCGCGTCCGGCGACGGTGCTGCACGTCTGCACCGACCTGGCGTGCGCGGCTGCCGGGGCGTCCGAGCTGTGCGCCGGGATCGAGGCGGGACTCGGTCCCGGGGTCCACGTGGAGCGCAGCCCCTGCCTGGGTCTGTGCGAGCGGGCTCCGGCCGCGCTGGCGATCAGGGCCGGGGATCCGGTGCGTACGGCGGTGTCGGCGCCGGCGACCGTCCGCGAGGCCGTCCTCGCCGCGACCGCTCCGGACTCGGCGCCCGAGGAGCCGTCGGCGGCGCTCGCGGTGCCCCAGGCAGGCTCGAGCGACCTGATCCTCCTCAGCCGCGTCGGCGTGGTCGACCCGGCATCCCTGGACGACTACCGCGCCCATGGCGGCTACACCGCCCTGCGCCGCGCCTTCGAGCTTGGCCCCGCCGGGGTGATCCGTGAGGTCACCGACTCGGGCCTGGTCGGACGTGGCGGCGCCGCCTTCCCCACCGGCCGCAAATGGCAGGCCACGGCATCCCAGCCCGACCATCCGCACTACGTGGTGTGCAACGCGGACGAGTCCGAGCCGGGCACCTTCAAGGACCGCGTGATCATGGAGGGCGACCCGTACGCGCTGATCGAGTCGATGACGATCGCGGCGTACGCGACGGGCGCGCACAAGGGCTATCTGTATCTGCGCGGCGAGTATCCGCGGGCGCTGCGGCGTCTGGAGCATGCGCTGGTGCAGACACGCGCGCGTGGGCTGCTCGGCGACGACGTCCTCGGCCAGGGGTACGCCTTCGACATCGAGATCCGCAGGGGCGCGGGCGCGTACATCTGCGGTGAGGAGACGGCCCTGTTCAACTCCATCGAGGGCTACCGCGGCGAACCGCGCTCCAAGCCGCCGTTCCCGGTGGAGAAGGGCCTCTTCGGCAAGCCCACGGTCGAGAACAACGTGGAGACGCTGGTCAACGTACTGCCGATCCTTAAGATGGGCGCGCCCGCGTACGCGGCGATCGGGACGGCGAGGTCCACCGGGCCGAAGCTGTTCTGTGTGTCGGGGACGGTGGACCGGCCCGGGATCTACGAACTGCCCTTCGGTGCCACTCTGGGCGAATTGCTGGAGCTGGCCGGGGTGCGGGACGGGTTGCGGGCCGTACTGCTCGGCGGGGCGGCGGGCGGCTTCGTACGGGCCGATGAGATGGACATCCCGCTCACTTTCGAAGGCACCCGGGAGGCGGGGACGACGCTCGGCTCGGGCGTGGTGATGGCCTTCGACGACACGGTTCCGCTGCCGCGGCTGCTGCTGCGGATCGCCGAGTTCTTCCGCGACGAGTCCTGCGGGCAGTGCGTGCCGTGCCGGGTCGGGACCGTGCGGCAGGAGGAGGCGCTGCACCGGATCGCGGAGCGGACCGGTGCCGCCGCGGCCGACGACATCGCCCTGCTCCGGGAGGTCGGCCGCGCCATGCGGGACGCCTCGATCTGCGGTCTCGGGCAGACCGCGTGGAACGCCGTGGAATCCGCCATCGACCGTCTGGGGGCGTACGAATGA